The proteins below come from a single Geobacillus thermoleovorans genomic window:
- a CDS encoding substrate-binding domain-containing protein, giving the protein MKKRVTMQDIADRLNISKNSVSQALRGKEGVSEETRELVKRVAKEMGYEYPASRAKSRGKPPRQIALIASDRTFSLKFFGEIYLSIEQEALSHGMKLHIQSVNKEQKERLLLPSFIEEKQVDGVIILSHISTEYIQQIVATGIPTVLVDHHHPNIPADAVLTNNRFGAYVAVQHLLELNHTDIAFVGDVNYSPSYQERYEGYLLALKDYGVKPNEEWMFCQAQEDETVIAGYIRELKRQPTAWFCVNDGLGFFVSTGLQQYGLKVPDDVSVCSFDNGQLSQIATPKITTVDIDLKRYGKRAVELLRWRWDNPNEPFQEVLLSTKLIKRESTAAKPTR; this is encoded by the coding sequence ATGAAAAAACGCGTCACCATGCAAGACATCGCCGATCGACTGAACATTTCCAAAAACTCGGTCTCTCAAGCGCTGCGCGGCAAAGAAGGGGTCAGCGAAGAAACGAGGGAGCTTGTGAAGCGTGTAGCCAAAGAAATGGGGTATGAATATCCCGCCTCCCGCGCGAAGTCGCGCGGCAAACCGCCGAGGCAAATCGCCCTCATCGCCTCCGACCGCACGTTTTCGCTGAAATTTTTTGGCGAAATCTACTTAAGCATTGAACAGGAAGCGCTGTCACACGGCATGAAGCTGCACATCCAATCGGTGAACAAAGAACAAAAAGAACGGCTTCTTTTGCCTTCGTTCATCGAGGAAAAACAAGTCGACGGCGTGATCATCCTTTCCCACATCAGCACCGAGTACATCCAACAAATCGTCGCCACCGGCATCCCGACCGTCCTGGTCGACCATCACCATCCGAACATTCCAGCCGATGCGGTGCTGACAAACAATCGGTTCGGGGCGTATGTGGCCGTCCAGCATTTGTTGGAGCTCAACCATACTGACATCGCGTTTGTCGGCGACGTCAACTATTCGCCGAGCTATCAAGAGCGGTATGAAGGGTACTTATTGGCGCTGAAAGACTATGGAGTGAAACCGAACGAGGAGTGGATGTTCTGCCAGGCGCAAGAGGACGAAACGGTCATCGCAGGCTACATCCGCGAGCTGAAGCGGCAGCCGACCGCCTGGTTTTGCGTCAATGACGGGCTTGGCTTTTTCGTCAGCACCGGCCTGCAGCAGTACGGGCTAAAAGTGCCCGATGACGTTTCCGTCTGCAGCTTTGACAACGGGCAGCTGTCGCAAATCGCGACGCCGAAAATCACGACCGTCGACATCGACCTGAAGCGCTACGGCAAACGAGCGGTGGAATTGTTGCGATGGCGGTGGGACAACCCGAACGAACCTTTTCAGGAAGTGCTATTGTCTACGAAACTGATCAAACGGGAATCCACAGCAGCAAAACCAACGCGCTAG
- a CDS encoding Rpn family recombination-promoting nuclease/putative transposase, with protein sequence MAIDHDRLFKELLQTFFEEFVLLFFPDMHEHIDFNHLSFLSEELFTDVTAGEKYRVDLLVETKFKGKDGLIIVHVENQAYVQSSFPERMFLYFSRLFEKYRTPIIPIAVFSYDAIRDEPSLFTLSFPFGDVLDFRFFHVELRKQNWRQFIRTDNPVAAALLSKMGYTESERVELKKQFLRMLVRLELDEARQRLLMGFFETYVKLSDEEEQQLRSEVEQMETKEKERVLELIISYEQKGKIQGRKEGREEGRKEGAEQEKRHIAKRMLMKGFDAQTIHELTGLPVTEIEEMKQSGFK encoded by the coding sequence ATGGCGATCGATCACGACCGGTTGTTCAAGGAGTTGTTGCAGACGTTTTTTGAGGAATTTGTGCTTCTCTTCTTTCCGGATATGCACGAGCATATTGATTTCAACCATTTGTCGTTTTTGTCCGAAGAGCTGTTTACGGACGTAACGGCTGGGGAGAAGTACCGCGTTGACCTGCTCGTCGAGACGAAGTTCAAAGGAAAAGACGGATTGATCATTGTTCACGTAGAAAACCAAGCGTACGTTCAATCGTCATTTCCAGAAAGAATGTTTCTTTACTTCAGCCGCTTGTTTGAAAAATACCGCACTCCGATCATTCCGATTGCCGTCTTCAGCTATGATGCCATCCGAGATGAACCCTCTTTGTTCACGCTCTCCTTTCCGTTTGGCGATGTGCTTGACTTTCGCTTTTTCCATGTGGAGTTGCGCAAGCAAAACTGGCGCCAATTCATCCGCACCGACAACCCGGTGGCGGCTGCGCTGCTTAGCAAAATGGGGTATACTGAAAGTGAACGAGTGGAACTGAAAAAGCAATTTTTGCGCATGTTGGTGCGTCTTGAGCTAGACGAGGCAAGACAGCGTTTGTTGATGGGCTTTTTTGAAACGTATGTGAAGCTGTCCGATGAAGAAGAACAACAGCTTCGAAGCGAGGTGGAACAAATGGAGACGAAAGAAAAAGAACGCGTGCTGGAATTGATCATTTCGTACGAGCAAAAGGGAAAAATTCAAGGCCGAAAGGAAGGACGGGAGGAAGGGCGCAAAGAGGGAGCGGAACAAGAAAAACGGCACATTGCGAAACGGATGTTGATGAAAGGGTTTGATGCGCAGACGATTCACGAACTGACCGGATTGCCTGTGACGGAGATTGAGGAAATGAAACAAAGCGGCTTCAAGTGA
- a CDS encoding DMT family transporter: protein MRKSFIYALLVAIMVAWGLNVTALKILVEHFSPVALTALRILTAGLVVLLFLWGIGKLQKVSWNEAKQIGLAALFSVVAHHFFLALGLARTTAVNAGLVLGMVPLVTALLAIVFLGQRPTLFRLLGIALGFFGVVFVVANGDGGLGHLSIGDVYIFLAVLAQGISFIMIKKATVEARVMTGWMLVFGSLWLFVLSLVLEPSGLSSLKEGTLPLWLIFLASAVVATALGHMFYNQAVQHLGPAESAVFINLNPLFSLLGAHWLLGEPISWMQLAGFLFIVAGVMFGSGGMDDVIARFRRAKAVEGGRKAGM, encoded by the coding sequence ATGCGGAAATCATTTATTTATGCGCTGTTGGTCGCCATTATGGTTGCTTGGGGCTTGAACGTGACGGCGTTGAAAATTCTTGTGGAGCATTTTTCGCCCGTCGCGTTGACGGCGCTGCGCATTCTAACGGCCGGGTTGGTCGTGCTTTTGTTTTTATGGGGGATCGGCAAGCTTCAAAAAGTCAGTTGGAATGAGGCGAAACAGATTGGTTTGGCCGCATTGTTCAGCGTGGTGGCCCATCACTTCTTTTTAGCTTTGGGGCTCGCGAGGACGACGGCGGTGAACGCGGGCCTTGTTTTAGGGATGGTGCCGCTTGTGACGGCGCTGTTGGCGATCGTGTTTTTGGGACAGCGGCCGACGTTGTTTCGTTTGCTTGGCATCGCGCTCGGGTTTTTTGGCGTCGTGTTTGTCGTCGCGAACGGCGATGGCGGCCTCGGCCATTTGTCAATCGGGGATGTGTACATCTTTTTGGCCGTCTTGGCGCAAGGGATCAGCTTCATTATGATCAAAAAGGCGACGGTCGAGGCGCGGGTGATGACAGGGTGGATGCTCGTCTTCGGGTCGCTTTGGCTGTTTGTCTTAAGCCTCGTGCTCGAGCCGAGCGGCCTATCGAGTTTGAAAGAGGGTACGTTGCCGCTTTGGCTCATTTTCCTTGCTTCGGCTGTCGTGGCGACGGCGCTTGGCCATATGTTTTATAACCAGGCTGTTCAACATCTTGGCCCCGCTGAGTCGGCGGTGTTCATCAACCTCAATCCGCTCTTTTCGTTGCTTGGGGCGCACTGGTTGCTTGGTGAGCCGATTTCATGGATGCAGTTGGCTGGTTTTCTCTTCATCGTCGCGGGCGTGATGTTCGGCAGCGGGGGGATGGATGACGTGATCGCCCGTTTCCGCCGGGCGAAGGCGGTGGAGGGCGGAAGGAAGGCGGGGATGTAG
- a CDS encoding L,D-transpeptidase family protein codes for MYKHIVKRGETIASIARDYRTSVEALLRANGLTAASVIFPGQEIVIPHLPPKGSIPYTIHISISRRQLTLKHRGRTIRTYPIGVGKMVTATPVGDFVIVNRQPNPGGPFGAMWLSLSKVHYGIHGTNDPSSIGKYVSKGCIRMHNKDVLELASIVPNGTEVFIRP; via the coding sequence ATGTACAAACATATCGTCAAACGCGGGGAAACGATCGCCTCCATCGCCCGCGACTACCGCACATCTGTTGAGGCGCTCCTTCGCGCCAATGGTTTGACCGCCGCGTCCGTCATCTTTCCCGGGCAGGAGATCGTCATCCCCCACCTTCCGCCGAAAGGATCGATTCCCTACACGATCCACATCTCGATCAGCCGCCGCCAGCTGACGTTAAAACACCGGGGACGAACGATCCGCACGTATCCGATCGGCGTCGGCAAAATGGTCACCGCCACGCCTGTCGGCGATTTTGTCATCGTCAACCGCCAGCCGAACCCGGGCGGTCCGTTCGGCGCCATGTGGCTCAGCTTATCCAAAGTCCATTACGGCATCCACGGCACGAACGACCCGTCCTCGATCGGCAAATACGTATCCAAAGGCTGCATCCGCATGCACAACAAAGACGTGCTCGAACTCGCCTCCATCGTTCCGAACGGAACGGAAGTGTTTATCCGGCCGTGA
- a CDS encoding RpnC/YadD family protein has protein sequence MPGGISHHAKDILFKSLSALYQNQALDVYGLHGLPRIKALLPNEFPSVRADERRADTVFLLEDDSILLLEYESNERFLDNHLKYLDYACRILHTYYQQEKRIRPIRIVVIYTSDVTSAREQLDAGDVFLSSKAVLLGEFNGDAIFHAIEEKVHNGEPLTPEETMKLILVPLMHTRFDRQTMIEKTIELAKAIGDEPKQLHIIAGVLTATDKFIDRSYAEKVKEWIKMNKVFRLLVEELEQEKEEMLKKVMQEKEQAVQRAIQEKEQAVQRVMQEKEQAIKQTEKRKAIEIAKNLLDVLPIHEIAKRTGLTVAEVADLAKEMDNDQPPIQ, from the coding sequence ATGCCAGGCGGGATCTCGCATCACGCCAAAGACATTTTGTTCAAGTCGCTGAGCGCATTGTACCAAAACCAAGCCCTCGATGTATACGGACTTCACGGACTCCCACGGATCAAAGCACTGCTTCCAAACGAATTTCCGTCTGTACGGGCGGATGAACGGCGCGCCGACACCGTGTTTCTTCTCGAAGACGATTCCATTTTGCTTCTCGAGTACGAAAGCAATGAACGATTTCTCGACAACCATTTAAAGTATCTTGATTATGCCTGCCGCATCCTTCACACATACTATCAACAGGAAAAACGAATACGCCCGATTCGCATCGTTGTGATCTACACAAGCGATGTCACGAGCGCCCGCGAACAGCTTGACGCCGGCGATGTGTTTCTTTCATCCAAAGCGGTGTTGCTTGGCGAATTCAACGGCGATGCGATTTTCCATGCCATTGAAGAAAAAGTCCACAACGGCGAACCGCTCACTCCGGAAGAAACGATGAAACTCATCCTCGTGCCGCTCATGCACACCCGCTTCGACCGGCAAACGATGATCGAAAAAACGATCGAGCTGGCGAAAGCGATCGGCGACGAACCGAAACAGCTGCACATCATCGCTGGCGTTCTGACCGCTACAGACAAATTCATCGACCGGTCATACGCCGAAAAAGTAAAGGAGTGGATCAAAATGAACAAAGTGTTTCGCCTGTTAGTCGAAGAACTTGAACAAGAAAAAGAAGAAATGTTGAAGAAAGTGATGCAGGAAAAAGAACAAGCAGTGCAAAGAGCGATACAAGAAAAAGAACAAGCAGTGCAAAGAGTCATGCAAGAAAAGGAGCAGGCGATCAAGCAAACGGAAAAACGGAAGGCCATCGAAATCGCCAAAAATTTGCTTGATGTTCTTCCCATTCACGAGATCGCCAAACGAACCGGCCTGACCGTCGCCGAAGTCGCCGACCTAGCGAAGGAAATGGACAACGATCAGCCGCCGATCCAATAG
- a CDS encoding GmrSD restriction endonuclease domain-containing protein, whose protein sequence is MNQVEPERLILDGQQRLTALFQSLKLKAPVATRDKRDKAIKRFYYIDIDKMLDPNVDREETIVSVPEDRIIRGPGGRVVLDCSDLEKECEAGMLPVNLLFDPAGLLAWQTRYFSDSTKIAERSLKWQKLMTDVFPRFQQYQVPVIMLRKPTPKEAVCQVFENVNTGGVSLTVFELLTATFAAEDFKLRDDWEEKEAKLKRSGEIYNKVLADISSTDFLQAVALLATYNRRKAGDGVAVSCKRRDILQLTLADYQRWADRVTEGFIQAAQFLHEQHVFSARDLPYGTQLIPLAAIFVELGKEAHNVCVRDRIARWYWCGVLGELYGGATETRIARDVVEVVEWIRGGAEPTTVRDAHFAADRLFTLRTRNSAAYKGLHALLMREGARDFLSGVPIDIQTYYGESIDIHHIFPRDYCEKRGIEKAKYDCIMNKTPLSYKTNRMIGRDAPSVYLKKLEERKGVSAAVLDDILQTHVIDVASIRADDFDQFFEKRRLALLAMIERVMGKKVE, encoded by the coding sequence TTGAACCAAGTTGAGCCGGAACGGCTGATTCTTGACGGTCAACAGCGGCTGACAGCGTTGTTTCAATCATTGAAATTGAAAGCGCCTGTAGCGACGAGAGACAAGAGGGACAAGGCAATCAAACGGTTCTACTATATTGACATTGACAAAATGTTAGATCCGAACGTCGACCGAGAAGAGACGATCGTCAGTGTTCCGGAAGACCGGATCATTCGCGGACCGGGAGGGAGGGTTGTTCTTGATTGTTCTGACTTGGAGAAAGAATGCGAAGCGGGAATGCTTCCGGTGAATTTGCTTTTCGATCCTGCGGGGTTGTTGGCGTGGCAGACGCGCTATTTTTCGGATTCAACGAAAATTGCGGAACGGTCATTGAAGTGGCAAAAGTTGATGACGGACGTATTTCCCCGTTTTCAGCAATATCAAGTGCCTGTTATTATGCTTCGGAAGCCGACTCCGAAAGAGGCGGTTTGCCAAGTTTTTGAGAATGTAAACACGGGGGGCGTCTCTCTGACCGTCTTCGAGCTTCTTACCGCCACATTTGCGGCGGAAGATTTCAAGCTGAGGGATGATTGGGAAGAGAAGGAAGCAAAATTAAAGAGATCTGGAGAAATTTACAACAAAGTGTTGGCCGATATCAGCAGCACCGACTTCCTGCAGGCAGTTGCGTTGTTGGCCACGTACAATCGACGAAAAGCGGGGGACGGCGTGGCGGTCAGCTGCAAGCGGCGCGACATCTTGCAGTTGACGTTGGCGGATTACCAAAGATGGGCGGATCGGGTGACGGAAGGGTTTATTCAGGCGGCTCAATTTTTGCATGAGCAACATGTGTTTTCCGCGCGCGACTTGCCGTACGGCACCCAGTTGATCCCGCTGGCGGCCATTTTTGTCGAGCTGGGAAAAGAGGCGCACAATGTTTGTGTCCGTGACCGAATCGCCCGTTGGTATTGGTGCGGTGTATTGGGTGAATTGTATGGAGGAGCGACGGAGACGCGGATTGCCCGTGACGTGGTGGAAGTCGTCGAATGGATTCGCGGCGGTGCGGAGCCGACGACGGTGCGGGATGCCCATTTCGCCGCTGATCGCCTCTTCACGCTGCGCACGCGAAACAGCGCCGCTTATAAAGGGTTGCACGCATTGCTCATGAGGGAAGGGGCGCGGGATTTCTTATCTGGGGTGCCGATCGATATTCAGACGTATTACGGCGAATCGATTGATATTCACCATATTTTCCCTCGTGACTATTGCGAAAAACGGGGGATTGAGAAAGCGAAGTACGATTGCATTATGAATAAAACCCCATTGTCCTATAAAACGAATCGGATGATTGGCCGTGATGCTCCAAGTGTATATTTGAAGAAACTAGAGGAGAGGAAAGGCGTTTCGGCAGCGGTGTTGGATGACATCCTGCAAACGCATGTCATTGATGTGGCATCGATAAGAGCGGATGATTTTGACCAGTTTTTTGAAAAAAGAAGGCTGGCTCTGCTTGCGATGATCGAGCGGGTGATGGGTAAGAAAGTGGAGTGA
- a CDS encoding DUF262 domain-containing protein: MSTMTTFDSTVESLLDLLESIQECRTQLPDFQRGWVWDDERIRNLLISVSLSYPIGAVMMLQTGNPNVRFASRPIEGGHT, encoded by the coding sequence ATGAGCACGATGACGACGTTTGACAGTACGGTAGAAAGCTTGCTTGATTTGCTTGAGAGCATTCAGGAATGTCGAACACAGCTTCCTGATTTTCAGAGAGGCTGGGTTTGGGATGACGAGCGGATTCGGAATTTGTTGATCAGTGTTTCTCTCTCTTATCCGATCGGTGCGGTGATGATGCTCCAGACGGGAAATCCGAATGTCCGTTTTGCCTCAAGGCCGATCGAAGGGGGCCATACTTGA
- a CDS encoding N-acetyltransferase, whose product MQIDHAVTSDVKEMHALIQHYAKKGLVLPRSLLSIYQHLQCMYVARENGQIVGTAGLHILGHDLGEVRSLVVSPDHMGKGIGRLLVHHIADEAARLGVKRLISFTYQVEFFRKCGFEIVDKSTLPEKVWIDCVNCPKLDCCDETAMVKYI is encoded by the coding sequence ATGCAAATCGACCATGCCGTCACGAGTGATGTCAAAGAAATGCACGCGCTCATCCAACACTATGCGAAAAAAGGGCTGGTGCTGCCCCGCTCGCTGCTATCCATCTATCAGCACTTGCAATGCATGTATGTCGCCAGGGAAAACGGCCAAATCGTCGGCACTGCTGGGTTGCATATCTTGGGGCACGATCTCGGGGAAGTGCGTTCGCTAGTCGTATCTCCTGACCATATGGGGAAAGGAATCGGCCGCCTGCTCGTCCACCATATTGCCGACGAGGCGGCCAGACTCGGGGTGAAGCGGTTAATATCCTTTACTTACCAAGTCGAGTTTTTTCGAAAATGCGGGTTTGAGATCGTAGACAAATCAACACTGCCGGAAAAAGTGTGGATTGATTGCGTCAACTGCCCGAAACTGGACTGTTGCGATGAAACGGCGATGGTGAAATACATTTGA
- a CDS encoding DUF2283 domain-containing protein produces the protein MFVQNLQENVKYSYDYDHDVLYIYLGEPKVSYDDEAAPGVFIRLSEEDEVITGIVIMDYKKRDIERIKKFIPVNINFHMINEQIH, from the coding sequence ATGTTCGTCCAAAATTTACAGGAAAACGTTAAATACTCCTATGACTATGATCACGATGTTCTTTATATTTATTTGGGCGAACCAAAAGTGTCGTACGATGACGAAGCAGCTCCTGGTGTGTTTATCCGGCTTTCTGAAGAGGATGAGGTCATTACTGGCATTGTGATTATGGACTACAAGAAGCGGGATATTGAGCGTATAAAGAAGTTTATACCGGTGAATATTAATTTTCATATGATTAACGAACAAATCCATTAG
- a CDS encoding DUF3467 domain-containing protein gives MEGNMEKRPFNVYCNSISLSMSLHDIILNLQQQSPDENIYLGKVTMSPQHAKQFAYLLLNYIKQYEEIFGEIPSPPSEEKIQELSQLGIIGVKSEQ, from the coding sequence ATGGAAGGGAATATGGAAAAGAGACCCTTCAATGTTTATTGTAATTCCATTAGTTTAAGTATGAGTCTTCATGATATTATCCTTAATCTTCAACAGCAATCGCCCGATGAGAATATATACCTCGGAAAGGTTACTATGAGCCCACAACACGCCAAACAATTTGCCTATTTGTTATTGAATTACATTAAGCAGTATGAAGAGATATTCGGTGAAATCCCTTCCCCGCCAAGCGAGGAAAAGATTCAGGAACTTTCGCAATTAGGTATTATTGGTGTGAAGAGTGAGCAATAA
- a CDS encoding transposase: MGRQKRIWVPHRFYHIVCRGNRRDPLFKETNDFLAFLHILHQLHEKIPFEIAAYCLMTNHFHLQLRSKQEPISKVMALMNKRYANYYNTRYRLTGHVFEKRYYGKLIDNDSGMLEVSRYIHLNPVEAHMVHAPELYRWSSFYLYMHPKSLPPKFMNMDALLDYFSGTKTERKKKYAEFVRG; the protein is encoded by the coding sequence ATGGGACGGCAAAAGCGGATCTGGGTGCCCCATCGGTTTTATCATATCGTTTGCCGCGGCAATCGGCGTGATCCCCTATTCAAGGAAACAAATGATTTTCTCGCTTTTCTCCATATCCTCCACCAGCTTCACGAAAAAATCCCTTTTGAAATAGCCGCATATTGCCTTATGACGAATCACTTTCACCTGCAGCTGCGCTCAAAACAGGAGCCGATTTCGAAAGTCATGGCGCTCATGAACAAACGGTATGCGAATTATTATAATACTCGCTATCGTTTGACGGGACATGTATTTGAAAAGCGTTATTATGGTAAATTGATTGACAATGACAGCGGAATGTTGGAAGTGAGTCGATATATTCATCTCAATCCTGTAGAAGCTCATATGGTGCATGCGCCGGAACTTTACCGATGGAGTAGTTTTTATTTGTATATGCATCCCAAATCGCTGCCTCCGAAATTTATGAATATGGATGCATTATTAGATTACTTTTCAGGCACAAAAACAGAGCGGAAGAAAAAATATGCTGAATTTGTGAGGGGGTGA
- a CDS encoding DegT/DnrJ/EryC1/StrS family aminotransferase: MMNKPRIYLSPPHMSGNEQKYIQEAFETNWIAPLGPNVDAFEKELAAYVGSKGAAAVSSGTAAIHLALRLLGVGQGDVVFCSSLTFVASANPILYQGAEPVFIDSEPETWNMSPRALERAMEGAKREGKLPKAVIVVNLYGQSAKMDEILAICDRYGVPVVEDAAESLGSTYKGKKSGTFGKFGIYSFNGNKIITTSGGGMLVSDDVDALARARFLATQARDPALHYQHSQMGYNYRMSNIVAGIGRAQLEVLDERVKARRAVFDRYVQALGEIEGIRFMPELAGTMSNRWLTALTIDQQVLGVTPMEIINALAEENIEARPVWKPLHLQPLFAGVRYYPHEEGWSVSDDLFANGLCLPSGSSMTVEEQQRVIDVFLRAVKRA, encoded by the coding sequence ATGATGAATAAACCGCGAATCTACCTTTCCCCTCCCCACATGAGCGGGAATGAACAAAAGTACATCCAAGAAGCGTTTGAAACGAACTGGATCGCCCCTCTTGGTCCGAACGTTGATGCGTTTGAGAAAGAGCTGGCGGCGTATGTTGGATCAAAAGGGGCGGCGGCGGTCAGTTCGGGGACAGCGGCGATTCATTTGGCGTTGCGGCTGCTTGGCGTCGGGCAGGGGGATGTGGTGTTTTGTTCTTCGCTGACGTTTGTGGCCAGCGCGAATCCGATTTTGTATCAAGGGGCCGAGCCTGTTTTCATCGATTCCGAACCAGAGACGTGGAATATGTCTCCACGGGCATTGGAGCGGGCGATGGAAGGGGCGAAACGGGAAGGGAAGCTTCCTAAGGCTGTGATTGTCGTGAATTTGTACGGTCAAAGCGCGAAGATGGATGAGATTTTGGCGATTTGCGACCGCTACGGCGTGCCTGTTGTGGAAGATGCGGCGGAGTCGCTCGGTTCGACGTATAAGGGGAAGAAAAGCGGGACGTTTGGGAAGTTCGGCATTTACTCGTTCAACGGGAATAAAATCATCACGACATCCGGCGGGGGAATGCTGGTCTCCGATGATGTCGACGCGCTGGCTAGGGCGCGCTTTTTGGCGACCCAGGCGCGCGATCCTGCTTTGCATTACCAGCATAGCCAAATGGGCTACAACTACCGCATGAGCAACATCGTCGCTGGCATCGGCCGAGCGCAGCTCGAGGTGTTGGACGAACGGGTAAAAGCGAGACGGGCGGTGTTTGACCGCTATGTGCAGGCGTTAGGGGAGATCGAAGGCATTCGTTTTATGCCTGAACTCGCGGGAACGATGTCCAACCGCTGGCTGACGGCGTTAACGATCGATCAACAAGTGCTGGGTGTGACACCAATGGAGATCATCAACGCGCTCGCTGAGGAAAACATCGAAGCCCGTCCCGTGTGGAAGCCGCTGCATTTGCAGCCGCTGTTTGCAGGAGTGCGGTATTACCCGCACGAGGAAGGATGGAGCGTGTCGGATGACTTGTTTGCCAACGGCCTTTGTTTGCCGTCGGGGTCAAGCATGACCGTTGAAGAACAACAGCGCGTGATTGATGTGTTCCTGCGTGCTGTGAAACGGGCATAA
- a CDS encoding acetyltransferase: MEMNRIIVIGEGGHSKVVQDIIAADGRYQIAAILDDKYQEMHEWNGIVYGPISAVSPMIDRNPSTKLIIAIGNNQVRAEIAKCIQVSDEMFATLIHPSAAISPSARIGEGTVVMPNCVVNAHAVIGKHVIINTGAIVEHDNRIGDYAHISPNATLTGNVVIGEGTHVGASATIIPGIKVGKWSIIGAGSTVIRDIPDFKKAVGCPTRFLD, from the coding sequence ATGGAAATGAATCGGATTATTGTAATTGGTGAAGGCGGCCACAGCAAGGTCGTTCAAGACATTATTGCCGCTGATGGCCGCTATCAAATCGCCGCGATTTTAGATGACAAATATCAAGAAATGCATGAGTGGAACGGGATTGTGTATGGTCCTATTTCTGCTGTTTCTCCTATGATTGACAGAAATCCAAGTACGAAGTTGATCATAGCGATTGGAAACAACCAAGTGCGGGCTGAAATCGCCAAGTGCATTCAGGTAAGCGATGAAATGTTTGCGACGTTAATCCATCCCTCAGCTGCGATTAGTCCGTCAGCTCGGATTGGGGAAGGCACGGTTGTAATGCCGAACTGTGTAGTCAATGCGCATGCGGTGATTGGAAAACATGTCATTATTAATACCGGGGCGATCGTAGAACATGATAACCGCATCGGGGATTATGCTCATATTTCCCCTAATGCGACGTTGACAGGGAATGTGGTGATTGGAGAAGGGACTCATGTCGGGGCGTCTGCCACCATTATACCAGGAATCAAAGTAGGCAAGTGGAGTATTATTGGTGCGGGTTCAACGGTCATACGCGATATACCTGATTTCAAGAAAGCTGTTGGATGTCCAACGAGATTCCTAGATTAG
- a CDS encoding sugar transferase, whose translation MTEGGSSILKRGFDFIVALMALIVLSPIMAVIAILVRWKLGSPVLFKQQRPGLHGKPFYLYKFRTMTDERDENGELLPDHLRLTPFGQFLRKYSLDELPQLFNVLKGDISLVGPRPLLMEYLELYTPEQARRHEVKPGITGWAQVNGRNAISWEEKFQLDVWYVDHQSFWLDLKILFLTVWKVLKSEGISHQGHVTMEKFRGAKEQKSG comes from the coding sequence ATGACAGAGGGGGGATCGTCTATTCTAAAGCGAGGGTTTGACTTCATCGTTGCACTTATGGCACTCATTGTGCTGTCGCCGATCATGGCGGTGATAGCCATTCTTGTGCGTTGGAAGCTGGGCTCCCCTGTCCTGTTCAAGCAACAGCGCCCTGGTTTGCATGGCAAACCCTTTTATTTATATAAATTTCGCACGATGACAGATGAACGGGATGAAAACGGAGAGCTGTTACCTGATCACCTAAGGCTGACTCCGTTTGGTCAGTTTCTTCGGAAGTATAGTCTCGATGAGTTGCCGCAACTATTTAATGTGTTGAAAGGGGATATTAGCCTCGTAGGACCTAGACCGTTACTGATGGAATATTTGGAGCTGTACACGCCCGAACAAGCCCGCCGGCATGAGGTGAAGCCAGGGATCACAGGATGGGCGCAAGTAAATGGGCGCAATGCGATTTCGTGGGAAGAGAAGTTTCAGTTGGATGTTTGGTATGTGGATCATCAGTCGTTTTGGCTGGATTTAAAAATTCTTTTTTTGACCGTGTGGAAGGTGCTTAAGTCTGAAGGGATCAGCCATCAAGGACATGTCACGATGGAAAAGTTCAGGGGTGCTAAAGAACAAAAGAGTGGATGA